The genomic DNA TCTTCCAAGTCTAAAGATTACGCCTCTGTCATATTCCCTGACAACTTTTAACGCGCTTGATATAAACAGTATCGCTAATATTAATATCAGAACTATTTGAGCAGTCATTTTTACCTCATTTTTTTGATTTAATAATATTTAATTTCAAACCTGAAACTGAAACAATTTCCACAGATTCTCCGGCGCTTATCGGTTCGTCGCTAAATGCCTTCCAAATCTCGCCGTGAATATTCACTTCTCCCTGATTATCTATATCCGTTCGAGCGGTTCCTACATCTCCAATAAGTCCTTCCATCCCTGTCATGGGTTTCATCTGCTGAGCCTTGTAATAAAGATACATCGAAATTATGAAAAATGATGCCGTCAATAGAACAGCGGGAATGATAACGGAGAGACTTACCTGAAGAGCAGGAATCGGTGAGTCAATCAGCATAATTGAACCGAGAACCATGGCGACTATGCCTCCAATCGTCAAACCGCCATAGCTTATCACCTTTATTTCAAGTATAAACAGAATCATCGCAAATATGATAAGTGCAACGCCCGCCCAGTTTATCGGGAGCGTTTGGAAACTGAATAACGCTAATATAATGAAAATACCGCCGATTATTCCCGGAACCAAAGCCCCCGGATTAGAAAATTCAAAAAAGATGCCGTAAAATCCTAACATCATAAAAATATATGCGATGTTCGGATCGGATAATTTTAGTAGAAAAGTATAACGGAAGTTCATTTCCTTTCTGACGATATTAGCGTTTTCGAAATCTAAGATAACCACTTTATCTTCAAGTTTGACGCTGTCCCCCTGTAAACTCGAAAGAAGGCTATCGATATTCGGCGCTATATAATCAATAACGTTTAATTCCAATGCGACTTTCTCAGTTATAGAAGCGCTTTCGACCACAGCTTTTTCAGCCCAGTCGGCATTTCGATTCCGTTTCTCCGCTATTGCGCGAATTTGCGCTACCGCATCATTGGTCACTTTGTCCCACATAACGCTACCCGAATCCGGTGACGAACCTCCTAATCCCACGGGATGCGCCGCACCAATGTTTGTTCCGTTATCCATCACGGCTATATGCGCCGCCATTGTTATAAAAACTCCCGCCGAGCCGGCGCGGGAACCTGATGGACTGACATAGACTATAATCGGTATCTTTGCTTCAAGTTCCGCTTTCACTATCTGTCTCATAGATGTCATCAATCCGCCGGGAGTATCAAGTTCAATAATTATAGCAGTCGCTCCGGCTTCTACCGCATCATCTATAGATTGCACGATGTAATCCGCAGATACAGGATTGATAATCGACTCAACCGTTATAATATGGATTTCTGAAGTTTTCTCCGCTTGAATTTGAGAAGCTGATAAAACCGAAACAACGATCACAGGGAGAATAAAAATAAATCTGGTAATTTTAGCGAACAACATGGGAATTCTTATTCCTTATATACAAATAATTACGTATCTATTGAATTATAAAGCAAGAACAATCGAATAGCGGCTATTTTAAATACTGATATAGGTAAATTATGGAGCAAACAGCTCGGATATTTCGTCTGCAAATAATAGACCCTTCTCAGTCAGAACCACTCGATCATTCTCATATGTTATCAGCTCTTCATTCTGAGAAACGCTCAGCCCTTTTATTTTTTCCATTTGAGATTTATACTTCTCTCCGAATACAAAATTGAATTCTTTCTCGAATGAGCGGATTTCCAAGCCAAATGAAGTTCTGAGCGCTAAAAATATCCGTTCAAACATCAATTGTTCTTTATTTAGCTCTTCCGAACCGGCAACCGGACTCTCTCCTGATTTCATTATTTTGTTATATTTATTTACATCCCTCACATTCCACCAACGTCTCTTGCCGTCGAACGAATGTGCCGAAGGACCGAATCCTATATAAGACGCGCCTCCCCAATAGGCTGAATTATGTTTAGATTCGTATCCTTCCAACGAATAACTGGAAATTTCGTATCTATGATAACCCTCTTCTTTTAGGAGAACCAAAATAGAATTTCTCATCTCCTCCTCAAGTTTTCCGTCTATTGGATTTAACTCGCCATTTTCTTTCATTGAGTAGTAAGGAGTACTCTTTTCGTAAGTGAGAGAATAAACTGAAATATGATTCGGTTTTAACGTTGCAGCTGAATTGACGTTATCCAATACAGAATCAACTGTTTGTCCGGGAACGGCATATATTAAGTCCAGATTATAATTATTGAAACCCGCCGATATAGCAATAGATACAGTATCGGATATTTCCTCCGGAGAATGTATTCTGCCTAAAGTTTTAAGTTCCTCTTCCTTAAATGACTGAGCACCGA from Candidatus Neomarinimicrobiota bacterium includes the following:
- a CDS encoding nodulation protein NfeD, translated to MLFAKITRFIFILPVIVVSVLSASQIQAEKTSEIHIITVESIINPVSADYIVQSIDDAVEAGATAIIIELDTPGGLMTSMRQIVKAELEAKIPIIVYVSPSGSRAGSAGVFITMAAHIAVMDNGTNIGAAHPVGLGGSSPDSGSVMWDKVTNDAVAQIRAIAEKRNRNADWAEKAVVESASITEKVALELNVIDYIAPNIDSLLSSLQGDSVKLEDKVVILDFENANIVRKEMNFRYTFLLKLSDPNIAYIFMMLGFYGIFFEFSNPGALVPGIIGGIFIILALFSFQTLPINWAGVALIIFAMILFILEIKVISYGGLTIGGIVAMVLGSIMLIDSPIPALQVSLSVIIPAVLLTASFFIISMYLYYKAQQMKPMTGMEGLIGDVGTARTDIDNQGEVNIHGEIWKAFSDEPISAGESVEIVSVSGLKLNIIKSKK
- the hemW gene encoding radical SAM family heme chaperone HemW; the encoded protein is MVENRHNTELGSTSGIYLHVPFCKFKCPYCDFYSIESGDEDKPLRTEFVQSLLKEIESTEENVSEVGTIYFGGGTPSILNGGEMESIFAALRSKFSVKSDAEITVEVNPGEVDLERLSSYYSSGVNRLSIGAQSFKEEELKTLGRIHSPEEISDTVSIAISAGFNNYNLDLIYAVPGQTVDSVLDNVNSAATLKPNHISVYSLTYEKSTPYYSMKENGELNPIDGKLEEEMRNSILVLLKEEGYHRYEISSYSLEGYESKHNSAYWGGASYIGFGPSAHSFDGKRRWWNVRDVNKYNKIMKSGESPVAGSEELNKEQLMFERIFLALRTSFGLEIRSFEKEFNFVFGEKYKSQMEKIKGLSVSQNEELITYENDRVVLTEKGLLFADEISELFAP